From the Mastacembelus armatus chromosome 14, fMasArm1.2, whole genome shotgun sequence genome, one window contains:
- the mpzl1l gene encoding myelin protein zero-like 1 like, whose amino-acid sequence MEPKWFNAIYKRVLLTAFSLCVVLVTKPTLAIDIYADPEVMIQNGTTGILRCTFKTSEVVSSSATVTWSFQSSQPDNQFSKAPYVIFYFSSGKGFPGQHEFKDRVQFIGDINKKDVSIQLSPTQFSDNGTFFCDVKNPPDVTGTPARIELRVVLKESLPQSNTTLIIGAVCGALLLLILIAAGACIFLKMHHNRHDYEGCTSFESVSSQAPQQRKKVESGREGSKSTVPVGPLQGPVIYAQLDHSGSKNSFHKMEPVVYADIRKN is encoded by the exons ATGGAGCCAAAATGGTTCAACGCAATTTACAAACGTGTTTTACTGActgcattttctctttgtgttgtaTTAG tcacTAAACCTACATTGGCAATTGACATATATGCCGATCCCGAAGTGATGATACAGAATGGTACCACAGGAATCCTCCGCTGCACCTTCAAGACCAGTGAAGTGGTCAGTAGCTCCGCCACAGTGACCTGGAGTTTTCAGTCGAGTCAGCCTGACAATCAGTTCTCCAAAGCCCCATACGTG ATTTTCTACTTTTCCAGTGGGAAAGGATTCCCGGGACAACATGAGTTTAAAGATAGGGTGCAGTTTATTGGAGACATCAACAAGAAGGACGTCTCTATACAGCTGAGTCCCACTCAGTTCAGTGACAACGGTACATTCTTCTGTGACGTGAAGAACCCACCAGATGTAACAGGAACACCAGCTCGAATAGAGCTCAGGGTTGTTCTCAAAG AATCTCTTCCTCAGAGCAACACTACCCTTATAATTGGAGCAGTGTGTGGTGCTTTACTTCTGCTCATCCTCATTGCTGCAGGTGCTTGCATTTTCTTAAAGATGCATCACAACCGCCATGATTATGAAGG ATGCACATCCTTCGAAAGCGTGAGCTCCCAGGCTCCACAGCAACGAAAGAAGGTGGAGTCTGGCCGGGAGGGCTCAAAGAGTACTGTTCCCGTGGGTCCACTACAG GGCCCGGTGATATACGCCCAGTTGGATCACTCAGGCAGCAAAAACTCCTTCCATAAGATGGAGCCAGTGGTCTACGCTGACATTCGTAAAAACTAA